The Vigna angularis cultivar LongXiaoDou No.4 chromosome 6, ASM1680809v1, whole genome shotgun sequence genome contains the following window.
GAACCCATTGATGCTTTATTCTGCTTTCCATTTCCATGTGACTATAAAGAGTCTCAGAACTATTGTTcatatttattctctttttttggATTAGTATATCCTACATTTTTGCAAGTACTTCATATAAACAGAAGTAGTGCTTCGTGTTATACTGAACTACCAAGGGTCTATTGGATTATTAGTTTCTTGAAATGCTGTGGAAGGAGATTCATTTAGCAAGCAAGTTCGGTGTTTTCTCATATATTCCTGCGTTACACAGCAAACAAGTAGAGGGAAATGTATTAATGGAGACAATTTTAGTCTTATTTCGggaattatttctttttatggaCAATTGTGCATGGTGCATGGAAGTGAACTAACTCAAATATATGTCAtgatgataattgatttttatcACTGGAAACTATTTTGTGAAGGCTGCGAATAAGAAAGTCATAACAAGAGAAGAATGGGAGAAAAAGCTTAATGATGTGAAGATTAGAAAGGAAGACATGAATAAATTGGTAATGAATTTCCTCGTTACAGAAGGCTACGTTGAAGCTGCTGAGAAATTTCGAATGGAGTCTGGAACTGAACGTATCctcttttgatttatttatttgtttctttttgcgTCCGTGAGTTGAAGAGATCGTGTTCTTTATGAAGATATGTCTGTCCTTATTGATCTACAGCAGATATAGATCTTGCAACAATAACGGATCGCATGGCTGTTAAGAAGGCAGTACAAAGTGGTAACGTCGAGGATGCAATTGAGAAAGTGAATGATTTAAATCCAGAGGTAGGTTTtccttcatttatttattttataataactttcAATTCCTATGCATCATAGGCTCCCTTTATTTGTAGTGTATATATGATACACATGATGCATGCATGATTCAAATTCTTATGTGCCGAATAACTAGAAACACTCTTGCTGGACTGTATTCTCCGTGTAGCAATGACAATGGCAgatttatttgtctttgttgAAAGTTCTTTTATGCtgcattttttattaaaatggcTTGATGGGAGTTATGCAAATTTAAACAGGACATGATACAGCCTCTTTTAGTTGGTCTTCTTGCAATCTCATACCCAACTATGCTCACTTGCTTAAAATCAAGAATTGTAATTTGAACCAAGCTAGCAATTGTGACAAGTTGCACATGCCTTTGTATCACGAGATACATGAATGAATTGTGCAATTCAACCAATTCCGTATCATGAGTACCAATCACACGATTTAGTGTTACTTTCCCCcatcttcaatattttttacCACCAGTTCTCATCAAAGAAATCCAAAAGTAAAGTTAGCTTAAATCCTTAAATGAAAGGTTTAAAGTATTCTGTTGCACTTATTGGACTCTTTCCTTATTCAGTTTTCATTTGTCTAATAATGGGGATTCACACTTCACACATTCAATTGATTTATGAGTTGAATTTGTTTCCTGACACTTACTGTCAGGATGTTTTTGTCAAAAATGGCCATGAACCTGACCTATCTTCAAAACCTAAAATATGAGTTTAGCCCTTTACTCGATATATGCCAATAGAAACCTTTTAAGGGTCTACCGTCTACCTTGGCATTTTCTAATTGTCTGAGCTAGACTGAAAACTCATTTAAAAGCCAACTCCATAGTTAAGTTTTCGAAAGATGTAAAGAAACTCCACTAAATAGTTTTTTGGGTCCCAATGTATACCTGGCttagaaagttttttttttaatgataggTTAGTAAGTTTAAACAGAGAAACAATGTAATATCAAAACGTGGTAGTTGAAATGTAGTATCATACCGACACTATTCTTGTTGTTCTGTAGTAACTTAAGTACAGTGACTTGTTTGGCCTAAATGGCTTTTTGACTGActgaaatcattttatttttttacttaaatgaGGCATTTAAAAGAGCACCGGTATGACTTGACCTAAGCATAACATAACATGTATAGGTCATAGGTTCCTAACGATTAACTTGGCCTCTTCCACTCCTAAGGATTATGCATAATTTATATGTcatatttaagttaattttcaGTGTTTTGAATCTTACAATTTGACACATGATAAGAAGAATACGCTTTTCATCTTATGATTAAGAACACTATCTGATAATCTGAACAAAGATGATGTTATTTGCATAAAAATGGTGTTATTACGTTCAATTTATATATCCTTTACtcctaagtttttattttagtttcatcacgcatctatattttttatttttgcttattcCTTGCGttgtttctactttttttttttttcagtttttttagttttgaagaCCAGTTTGGTAATccttaagattttttttttatgaaaaaattacttAGGAGAATGTTATTACTATTATTCTGACCTCAAATAAAATACACAAACAATTTTGTACACCTAAGAGCTATCTTTTGTTAATGCCTTTTCCATTTTGTAAATCCTGTCTGCAGATACTGGACACAAATCCCCAATTATTTTTCCATCTTCAACAGCAGCGATTGATAGAACTGATTCGGAATGGAAAAGTAGAAGAGGCACTAGAGTTTGCTCAAGAGGAGCTTGCACCAAGGGGAGAGGAAAATGTAAATCTCATGGAATAAGTTTTTGTATCTCTATTTTTCACATGAAATCTTGAAGAATAAGTAAATTGGTATCCTGATATTTGCGTCTTATGCAATTTGGTCtctgaaaaaaatgtatgacTCATTCCCACGCCACTTTTAAAACTTGAGCAAATAGTCTTTGATAGCAACAATTTGCGACCAATAAAATCTTTATTATGAAGAATTTATGGCCTTTTCATTAATGGTTATTTGTTTGTGTTGGGAATTTGCTTTAGTTGCTTATAGTTGaggaaaatacaaaaaatggGAAACTAAATTGTTATTGTGCAAAATTTGATGTAACTGGATTCAGAGACTTGGTGCTAACACTTGCCTGTTGGATTTCAGCAAAGCTTTTTGGAAGAGTTGGAGAGGACTGTTGCACTGTTGGCATTTGAAGATGTTTCTAACTGTCCTGTTGGGGACTTGCTTGACATATCACAGCGTTTAAAGACAGCAAGTGAGGTCAATGCAGCCATACTTACTAGTCAAAGTCACGAAAAAGGTTTGTGTTTGCTGCAAAAGTCTGTCTTTTTGTGTTTATAACTTTGGTTTGCAAGTCTGGTTCTAAATCTAGTTTGCACACAATTTTCTCGTGGATGTGTTACTTTCGTACATGTCGTACAAGTTTTTCGTTATTGTGATTGGGATATAGGGTTTGTTGAATCAGCAATTGTGAAATTTGGGAGCATAATAGAAGCTTCTTTTTGCCATATTGGAACCACTGTTCCGTGAGAGTGCGTAAACTAAATTCTGATGACTTTCTTTATGCTTGAACGATGGATTCAAACTTCTGGAGTTTGGAAGTGAGTATCCAAA
Protein-coding sequences here:
- the LOC108343465 gene encoding protein GID8 homolog isoform X2, whose translation is MSLFWLVIRQLAEIEAMAANKKVITREEWEKKLNDVKIRKEDMNKLVMNFLVTEGYVEAAEKFRMESGTEHIDLATITDRMAVKKAVQSGNVEDAIEKVNDLNPEILDTNPQLFFHLQQQRLIELIRNGKVEEALEFAQEELAPRGEENQSFLEELERTVALLAFEDVSNCPVGDLLDISQRLKTASEVNAAILTSQSHEKDPKLPSLLKMLQWAQNQLDEKAAYPRINDLSTAILEDSAV
- the LOC108343465 gene encoding protein GID8 homolog isoform X1, with product MSLFWLVIRQLAEIEAMAANKKVITREEWEKKLNDVKIRKEDMNKLVMNFLVTEGYVEAAEKFRMESGTEPDIDLATITDRMAVKKAVQSGNVEDAIEKVNDLNPEILDTNPQLFFHLQQQRLIELIRNGKVEEALEFAQEELAPRGEENQSFLEELERTVALLAFEDVSNCPVGDLLDISQRLKTASEVNAAILTSQSHEKDPKLPSLLKMLQWAQNQLDEKAAYPRINDLSTAILEDSAV
- the LOC108343465 gene encoding protein GID8 homolog isoform X4, whose translation is MESGTEHIDLATITDRMAVKKAVQSGNVEDAIEKVNDLNPEILDTNPQLFFHLQQQRLIELIRNGKVEEALEFAQEELAPRGEENQSFLEELERTVALLAFEDVSNCPVGDLLDISQRLKTASEVNAAILTSQSHEKDPKLPSLLKMLQWAQNQLDEKAAYPRINDLSTAILEDSAV
- the LOC108343465 gene encoding protein GID8 homolog isoform X3 produces the protein MESGTEPDIDLATITDRMAVKKAVQSGNVEDAIEKVNDLNPEILDTNPQLFFHLQQQRLIELIRNGKVEEALEFAQEELAPRGEENQSFLEELERTVALLAFEDVSNCPVGDLLDISQRLKTASEVNAAILTSQSHEKDPKLPSLLKMLQWAQNQLDEKAAYPRINDLSTAILEDSAV